In a genomic window of Streptomyces pristinaespiralis:
- a CDS encoding VOC family protein codes for MSTESTAPTAGYVLGGLHHVQLAVPPGTEDLCRRFWGDVLGMTELEKPPVLAARGGCWFRGGGLEVHLGVEQDFAPARKAHPGILVRSLRALAERLEECGHEVTWDGEFPGHDRFYAYDNVGNRLEFMEPRPAS; via the coding sequence ATGAGCACAGAGAGCACCGCACCGACCGCCGGGTACGTCCTCGGCGGCCTGCACCACGTCCAGCTGGCCGTCCCACCGGGCACGGAGGACCTCTGCCGCCGCTTCTGGGGTGACGTGCTGGGCATGACCGAGCTCGAGAAGCCCCCCGTGCTGGCCGCCCGCGGCGGCTGCTGGTTCCGCGGCGGCGGCCTCGAGGTCCACCTCGGCGTCGAGCAGGACTTCGCACCCGCCCGCAAGGCGCACCCCGGCATCCTCGTCCGTTCGCTGCGCGCCCTCGCCGAGCGGCTGGAGGAGTGCGGACACGAGGTGACGTGGGACGGCGAATTCCCCGGCCACGACCGTTTCTACGCCTACGACAACGTCGGCAACCGGCTGGAGTTCATGGAGCCGCGGCCCGCGTCCTGA
- a CDS encoding MurR/RpiR family transcriptional regulator: protein MSDSPAARLQQLFEGHRLTPTQRRIAHCMVRRAADVPFLSSVELAELAGVSQPSVTRFAVALGFDGYPALRRHLREVVPPETPDGGDAYNEYQQAVQAEIENLRHLAAMLAEPAPVERAGRLLAASRPLPVLGLRAASSQARGFAYFAAKVHPDVRLLDEGGSMLLDRIDAARRAGASALLCFALPRHPKEVVEALAYARSAGLTVVTVADSAFAPVAAHSDLLIPAAVGTGLAFDTACAPMLLGRVLLEAMCDGLPDAQARLEDFDVQAAERGLFAE, encoded by the coding sequence ATGAGCGACAGCCCTGCCGCACGACTGCAGCAGCTGTTCGAGGGGCACCGGCTCACCCCCACCCAGCGTCGCATCGCGCACTGCATGGTCCGCCGCGCCGCGGACGTGCCGTTCCTGTCCAGCGTGGAGCTCGCGGAGCTGGCCGGCGTCAGCCAGCCGTCCGTGACCCGCTTCGCCGTCGCGCTCGGTTTCGACGGCTATCCCGCGCTGAGAAGGCATCTGCGTGAGGTCGTCCCGCCGGAGACACCCGACGGCGGCGACGCGTACAACGAGTACCAGCAGGCGGTGCAGGCCGAGATCGAGAATCTGCGGCACCTGGCCGCCATGCTCGCGGAGCCGGCGCCCGTGGAGCGGGCCGGCCGGCTGCTGGCCGCGTCACGGCCGCTGCCGGTACTGGGCCTGCGCGCCGCGTCGTCGCAGGCCAGGGGCTTCGCCTACTTCGCGGCCAAGGTGCACCCGGACGTACGGCTCCTCGACGAGGGCGGTTCGATGCTCCTCGACCGGATCGACGCGGCGCGGCGCGCGGGCGCGAGCGCCCTGCTGTGCTTCGCCCTGCCGCGCCACCCCAAGGAGGTCGTGGAGGCCCTGGCGTACGCCCGCTCCGCGGGTCTGACGGTGGTGACGGTCGCCGACTCGGCGTTCGCCCCGGTCGCGGCCCACAGCGATCTGCTGATCCCGGCCGCCGTCGGCACCGGACTGGCCTTCGACACCGCGTGCGCGCCGATGCTGCTCGGGAGGGTCCTGCTGGAAGCCATGTGCGACGGTCTGCCGGACGCGCAGGCGCGCCTGGAGGACTTCGACGTGCAGGCGGCGGAGCGCGGTCTGTTCGCGGAGTGA
- a CDS encoding roadblock/LC7 domain-containing protein: protein MRRALRLRAERRQLMTAETEVLGELKRLRARVPQLTGGLAASVDGLVLAADTEEAESVAALTAAALGVALRLTEATGQGGFKELLVRGEAGYVATYAAGSSAVLTVLAEPRINVGRLHLEARRAGARIGALVDAALERAENA, encoded by the coding sequence ATGAGGCGCGCCCTGAGGCTGCGCGCCGAGAGGAGACAGCTCATGACGGCCGAGACCGAGGTGCTCGGTGAACTCAAGAGGCTGCGGGCCCGTGTGCCGCAGCTGACCGGCGGGCTCGCCGCGAGCGTCGACGGCCTGGTGCTGGCGGCGGACACGGAGGAGGCGGAGAGCGTCGCCGCGCTCACCGCCGCCGCGCTCGGAGTCGCGCTGCGGCTGACCGAGGCCACCGGGCAGGGCGGCTTCAAGGAGCTGCTCGTCCGGGGCGAGGCGGGCTACGTCGCCACCTACGCGGCCGGCTCGTCGGCCGTGCTCACCGTCCTTGCCGAGCCACGCATCAACGTGGGCCGGCTCCATCTCGAGGCCCGTCGTGCCGGCGCCCGTATCGGGGCGCTGGTGGACGCCGCCCTCGAACGAGCGGAGAACGCCTGA
- a CDS encoding SRPBCC family protein translates to MATSSVVVERLILAPPGPVWQALTDIRGWERTLSGVERIEVLTEGDFGVGTRWRETRRMLGKEATEEMRVTACEPPERYVVEADSQGTHYVSEFSLLTAGPEATTVRLTFRAEPSGGFTGLLAKVFGKLGARAVRRAIARDLDDVAAAVEHRGR, encoded by the coding sequence ATGGCTACCAGCAGCGTCGTCGTCGAGCGTCTGATCCTCGCGCCGCCCGGTCCGGTGTGGCAGGCCCTGACCGACATCCGGGGCTGGGAGCGCACGCTCAGCGGCGTGGAGCGGATCGAGGTGCTGACCGAGGGCGACTTCGGCGTCGGCACCCGTTGGCGGGAGACCCGGCGGATGCTGGGCAAGGAGGCCACCGAGGAGATGCGCGTGACGGCCTGCGAGCCGCCCGAGCGCTATGTGGTGGAGGCCGATTCCCAAGGCACTCACTACGTCTCCGAGTTCAGCCTGCTCACCGCGGGCCCTGAGGCGACGACCGTCCGGCTGACGTTCCGCGCCGAGCCGTCCGGCGGCTTCACGGGACTGCTCGCCAAGGTCTTCGGCAAGCTCGGCGCCAGGGCCGTCCGCCGGGCGATCGCGAGGGACCTCGACGACGTCGCCGCCGCGGTGGAGCACCGCGGCCGCTGA
- a CDS encoding type III PLP-dependent enzyme domain-containing protein, with translation MTVDRRDRAVRAAVEQGLLTEDQPVTALIDVAGIRSSVAALRAAFAAVTDAPVLHAFAVKAAPLVPVLALLHAEGIGAEVASPGELALARAAGLPAGSIVLDSPAKTVAELREALDLGIAVNADNWQELARIDDLVAAGPTASPLGLRVNAQVGGGSIGALSTATPTSKFGVTLRDEGARDRVVRACLERPWLTRLHTHSGSQGMALTRMTEGVLAVYELAEEINAAAGRRQIDTIDIGGGLPVNFASEEHTPAFAEYTALLQERVPGLLDGRYGLVTEFGRSLLAKHGTVLARVEYAKSAGSRPIAVTHAGVQVATRTVYDPLSWPLRIAAYDAKGLPKAGPAVEQDIAGPACFAGDLLAEKRALPLLEPGDVVAALDTGAYYFSSHYGYNSLPRTAVHGFTTGADGEVQFATVRQAQSIGSIVAEAGGAERDALLG, from the coding sequence ATGACTGTCGACCGCCGGGACCGGGCCGTACGAGCGGCCGTGGAGCAGGGACTTCTCACCGAGGACCAGCCGGTGACCGCCCTGATCGACGTGGCGGGTATCCGCTCGTCGGTGGCGGCGCTGCGGGCCGCTTTCGCCGCCGTCACCGACGCGCCGGTGCTGCACGCCTTCGCCGTCAAGGCCGCCCCGCTGGTGCCGGTCCTCGCGCTGCTGCACGCCGAGGGCATCGGCGCGGAGGTCGCGAGCCCGGGCGAGCTGGCGCTGGCGCGGGCCGCCGGACTGCCGGCCGGCTCGATCGTGCTCGACTCCCCGGCCAAGACCGTCGCGGAGCTGAGGGAGGCCCTCGACCTGGGCATCGCCGTCAACGCCGACAACTGGCAGGAACTCGCCCGCATCGACGACCTCGTCGCCGCCGGGCCCACCGCCTCGCCGCTGGGCCTGCGGGTGAACGCGCAGGTCGGCGGCGGTTCCATCGGCGCCCTGTCGACGGCGACACCGACGTCGAAGTTCGGTGTGACCCTGCGCGACGAGGGCGCACGGGACCGGGTCGTCCGCGCCTGCCTCGAGCGGCCCTGGCTGACCCGGCTGCACACCCACTCCGGCTCCCAGGGGATGGCCCTGACCCGGATGACGGAGGGCGTCCTCGCCGTGTACGAGCTCGCCGAGGAGATCAACGCGGCGGCCGGCCGGCGGCAGATCGACACCATCGACATCGGCGGCGGCCTCCCGGTCAACTTCGCGTCCGAGGAACACACCCCCGCCTTCGCCGAGTACACGGCGCTGCTGCAGGAGCGCGTGCCCGGGCTGCTCGACGGCCGCTACGGCCTGGTCACCGAGTTCGGCCGCTCCCTGCTCGCCAAGCACGGCACCGTCCTCGCCCGGGTCGAGTACGCCAAGTCCGCCGGTTCGCGGCCGATCGCCGTCACCCACGCGGGCGTCCAGGTCGCCACCCGCACCGTCTACGACCCGCTGTCCTGGCCGCTGCGGATCGCCGCGTACGACGCGAAGGGGCTGCCCAAGGCGGGGCCCGCCGTCGAGCAGGACATCGCGGGGCCGGCGTGCTTCGCCGGTGACCTGCTCGCCGAGAAGCGGGCCCTGCCGCTGCTGGAACCGGGCGACGTCGTCGCCGCACTGGACACGGGCGCCTACTACTTCTCCAGCCACTACGGCTACAACAGCCTGCCCAGGACCGCCGTGCACGGCTTCACCACCGGAGCGGACGGCGAGGTGCAATTCGCCACCGTGCGGCAGGCCCAGAGCATCGGGTCCATCGTCGCGGAGGCCGGCGGGGCGGAGCGTGACGCGCTGCTCGGCTGA
- the hutU gene encoding urocanate hydratase — translation MSGPRPVRAPRGSELSALGWQQEAALRMLQNNLDPEVAEHPDKLVVYGGTGKAARDWRSFDAMVRTLRTLKQDETMLVQSGRPVGVMQTHEWAPRVLIANSNLVGDWANWEEFRRLEQLGLTMYGQMTAGSWIYIGTQGILQGTYETFAAVAAKKFGGTLAGTITLTAGLGGMGGAQPLAVTMNDGVAICIDCDPRAIERRIEHRYLDVRADSLEHALQLAVEARDARRPLSIGLLGNAADLLPRMLAEGAPIDIVTDQTSAHDPLSYLPVGVDFDDMASYAAKDPAGFTTRARESMATHVEAMVGFMDAGAEVFDYGNSIRGEARLAGYDRAFAFPGFVPAYIRPLFCEGKGPFRWAALSGEASDIAKTDKAILDLFPENESLHRWIRMAGERVHFQGLPARICWLGYGERDRAGERFNDMVASGELAAPLAIGRDHLDCGSVASPYRETEAMLDGSDAIADWPLLNAMVNVASGASWVSLHHGGGVGMGRSIHAGQVSVADGTKLAGEKIRRVLTNDPGMGVIRHVDAGYESAESVADAKGVRVPMREDS, via the coding sequence ATGTCAGGACCCCGCCCCGTACGGGCACCGCGCGGCAGCGAACTGAGCGCCCTGGGATGGCAGCAGGAAGCCGCGCTGCGGATGCTGCAGAACAACCTCGACCCCGAGGTCGCCGAGCACCCCGACAAGCTCGTCGTCTACGGCGGCACGGGGAAGGCCGCGCGTGACTGGCGTTCCTTCGACGCGATGGTCCGCACGCTGCGGACCCTGAAGCAGGACGAGACGATGCTTGTCCAGTCCGGCCGCCCGGTCGGCGTCATGCAGACCCACGAGTGGGCGCCGCGGGTCCTCATCGCCAACTCCAACCTGGTCGGCGACTGGGCGAACTGGGAGGAATTCCGGCGCCTGGAGCAGCTGGGCCTGACCATGTACGGCCAGATGACCGCCGGCTCCTGGATCTACATCGGCACCCAGGGCATCCTCCAGGGCACCTACGAGACGTTCGCCGCCGTCGCTGCCAAGAAGTTCGGCGGCACGCTCGCCGGCACGATCACCCTCACCGCCGGCCTCGGCGGCATGGGCGGTGCCCAGCCGCTCGCCGTCACCATGAACGACGGCGTCGCGATCTGCATCGACTGCGACCCGCGCGCGATCGAGCGGCGCATCGAGCACCGCTACCTGGACGTGCGGGCCGACTCCCTGGAGCACGCCCTCCAGCTCGCCGTCGAGGCCCGGGATGCCCGTCGCCCGCTCTCCATCGGCCTCCTCGGCAACGCCGCCGACCTGCTGCCGCGGATGCTCGCGGAGGGCGCGCCGATCGACATCGTCACCGACCAGACCTCCGCCCACGACCCGCTGTCCTACCTGCCCGTCGGCGTCGACTTCGACGACATGGCCTCGTACGCGGCGAAGGACCCGGCCGGCTTCACGACCCGTGCCCGCGAGTCGATGGCCACGCACGTCGAGGCCATGGTCGGCTTCATGGACGCGGGCGCCGAGGTCTTCGACTACGGCAACTCGATCAGGGGCGAGGCCCGGCTCGCCGGCTACGACCGGGCGTTCGCCTTCCCCGGCTTCGTGCCCGCGTACATCCGGCCGCTGTTCTGCGAGGGCAAGGGACCGTTCCGCTGGGCGGCGCTCTCGGGCGAGGCGTCCGACATCGCCAAGACCGACAAGGCGATCCTCGACCTCTTCCCGGAGAACGAGTCGCTGCACCGCTGGATCAGGATGGCGGGGGAGCGGGTCCACTTCCAGGGCCTGCCCGCGCGCATCTGCTGGCTCGGCTACGGCGAGCGCGACCGTGCGGGCGAGCGCTTCAACGACATGGTCGCGAGCGGCGAGCTGGCCGCCCCGCTGGCGATCGGCCGGGACCACCTCGACTGCGGTTCCGTCGCCTCCCCGTACCGCGAGACCGAGGCGATGCTCGACGGTTCCGACGCGATCGCGGACTGGCCGCTGCTGAACGCGATGGTGAACGTCGCGTCGGGCGCGTCGTGGGTCTCCCTCCACCACGGCGGCGGGGTCGGCATGGGCCGTTCCATCCACGCCGGCCAGGTGTCGGTGGCGGACGGCACGAAGCTGGCGGGCGAGAAGATCCGCCGCGTGCTCACCAACGACCCGGGCATGGGCGTGATCCGCCACGTGGACGCGGGCTACGAGAGCGCCGAGTCGGTCGCCGACGCCAAGGGCGTCCGCGTGCCGATGCGGGAGGACTCGTGA
- a CDS encoding allantoate amidohydrolase encodes MWRDLRPVGRDASTGGYRRYAWTGADADCRSWFRAQAEARGLAYETDRNGNQWAWLGDPARGDAVVTGSHLDSVPDGGAFDGPLGVVSSFAALDELRRRGAKFSRPLAVTNFGDEEGARFGLACVGSRLSAGQLTREKAYELRDADGISLPQAMEAAGYDPAAIGPDPERLARIGAFVELHVEQGRALDLSGDAVGIASAIWPHGRWRFDFAGEANHAGTTRLADRRDPMLTYAQTVLAARREAELAGAVATFGKISVEPNGVNAIPSLVRGWLDSRAPDQATLDTVVAAVERAARERAERDGVDLSVVQESFTPVIEFEHALRDELNKILGGAVPVLGTGAGHDAGILSTSVPTAMLFVRNPTGVSHSPAESAAEDDCVAGVLALADVLEGLACR; translated from the coding sequence ATGTGGCGCGACCTGCGCCCCGTCGGCCGCGACGCGTCCACCGGCGGCTACCGCAGGTACGCCTGGACCGGCGCCGACGCCGACTGCCGGTCGTGGTTCAGGGCGCAGGCCGAGGCACGCGGCCTCGCCTACGAGACCGACCGCAACGGCAACCAGTGGGCCTGGCTCGGCGACCCCGCCCGGGGCGACGCCGTCGTCACCGGCTCCCACCTCGACTCCGTACCGGACGGCGGAGCCTTCGACGGCCCCCTCGGCGTCGTGTCCTCCTTCGCCGCGCTCGACGAACTCCGCCGCAGGGGAGCAAAGTTCTCGCGGCCTCTCGCCGTCACCAACTTCGGTGACGAGGAGGGCGCCCGGTTCGGGCTCGCCTGTGTCGGGTCCCGGCTGAGCGCCGGGCAGCTGACGCGGGAGAAGGCGTACGAACTCCGTGACGCGGACGGCATCAGCCTTCCGCAGGCCATGGAGGCGGCCGGGTACGACCCCGCCGCCATCGGCCCCGACCCTGAACGCCTCGCCCGGATCGGCGCGTTCGTGGAACTGCACGTCGAGCAGGGCCGGGCCCTGGACCTGTCCGGGGACGCCGTCGGTATCGCGTCCGCCATCTGGCCGCACGGCCGCTGGCGGTTCGACTTCGCCGGTGAGGCCAACCACGCCGGCACCACCCGGCTCGCCGACCGGCGCGACCCGATGCTGACGTACGCGCAGACCGTCCTCGCCGCACGCCGCGAGGCGGAACTCGCGGGCGCGGTGGCGACGTTCGGCAAGATCTCCGTCGAGCCCAACGGCGTCAACGCCATCCCGTCCCTGGTGCGCGGCTGGCTGGACTCCCGGGCGCCCGACCAGGCCACCCTCGACACGGTCGTCGCCGCCGTCGAGCGGGCGGCGCGGGAGCGCGCCGAGCGGGACGGCGTGGACCTCTCGGTCGTCCAGGAGTCGTTCACGCCGGTGATCGAGTTCGAGCACGCCCTGCGCGACGAACTGAACAAGATCCTCGGGGGAGCCGTCCCCGTGCTCGGAACAGGCGCGGGACACGACGCGGGAATCCTCTCCACGTCCGTCCCGACCGCCATGCTGTTCGTACGCAACCCCACCGGTGTCTCGCACTCCCCGGCCGAATCGGCGGCCGAGGACGACTGCGTGGCCGGGGTTCTCGCACTCGCCGACGTACTGGAGGGCCTGGCGTGCAGGTGA
- a CDS encoding formimidoylglutamate deiminase yields the protein MQVTTYWLEHAWLGTHAEPGVALDVTDGRITAVRQGLGSPPPGAEVLRGFTVPGLANAHSHAFHRALRGTVQVGSGTFWTWREVMYDVSARLTPDSYFALARAVYAEMALAGITAVGEFHYLHHAPGGVPYADPNAMGEALIAAAGEAGIRITLLDTAYLSAGFGEPPTSHQLRFSDGSADAWAERTDALKDGGHVRIGAAIHSVRAVPAEQLPTVASWAAARNAPLHVHLSEQTAENDACRAAHGRTPAQLLADHGVLGARTTGVHNTHLTDDDIALLGGTTTGTCMCPTTERDLADGIGPAPALQAAGSPLSLGSDSHAVIDLLEEARAMELNERLRSRTRGHWTAAALLRAATADGHAALGWHEAGRLEPGALADFTTLALDTVRTAGPPPRLAAETAVFAGSAADVRHTVVGGRHVVRDGVHAAVPDAARALTDAIAALHG from the coding sequence GTGCAGGTGACCACGTACTGGCTGGAACACGCCTGGCTCGGCACCCACGCCGAGCCGGGCGTGGCCCTCGACGTGACGGACGGCCGCATCACCGCCGTACGCCAGGGGCTCGGGAGCCCGCCGCCGGGCGCGGAGGTGCTGCGCGGCTTCACGGTTCCCGGCCTCGCGAACGCCCACTCGCACGCCTTCCACCGCGCGCTGCGCGGCACGGTGCAGGTCGGCTCCGGGACCTTCTGGACCTGGCGGGAGGTGATGTACGACGTGTCCGCGCGGCTCACCCCCGACTCGTACTTCGCACTGGCCCGCGCGGTCTACGCCGAGATGGCGCTGGCCGGCATCACCGCGGTCGGTGAGTTCCACTATCTGCACCACGCGCCGGGCGGTGTCCCCTACGCCGATCCGAACGCGATGGGTGAGGCGCTGATCGCGGCGGCCGGCGAGGCCGGCATCCGGATCACCCTGCTCGACACCGCCTACCTGTCCGCCGGTTTCGGGGAGCCGCCCACCAGCCACCAGCTGCGCTTCTCCGACGGCTCGGCGGACGCGTGGGCCGAGCGGACCGACGCGCTGAAGGACGGCGGACACGTACGCATCGGTGCCGCGATCCACTCCGTGCGGGCCGTGCCCGCCGAGCAGCTGCCGACGGTGGCGTCCTGGGCCGCCGCACGCAACGCGCCCCTGCACGTCCACCTCTCCGAGCAGACGGCGGAGAACGACGCCTGCCGCGCCGCGCACGGGCGCACCCCGGCGCAGCTGCTGGCCGACCACGGTGTGCTCGGCGCACGCACCACCGGCGTCCACAACACCCACCTCACGGACGACGACATCGCGTTGCTCGGCGGCACGACGACGGGCACCTGCATGTGCCCGACGACGGAACGCGACCTCGCCGACGGCATCGGCCCCGCCCCCGCCCTCCAGGCGGCCGGCTCGCCCCTGTCCCTGGGCAGCGACAGCCACGCCGTGATCGACCTGCTCGAAGAGGCACGCGCCATGGAGCTCAACGAGCGCCTGCGCTCGCGCACCCGGGGCCACTGGACGGCGGCGGCGCTGCTGCGGGCCGCCACCGCCGACGGTCACGCCGCACTGGGCTGGCACGAAGCGGGCCGCCTCGAGCCGGGCGCGCTCGCGGACTTCACGACCCTCGCGCTGGACACCGTCAGGACAGCGGGGCCGCCACCGCGTCTGGCAGCTGAGACAGCGGTATTCGCCGGGTCGGCCGCGGATGTGCGCCATACGGTCGTGGGTGGCCGCCATGTCGTACGGGACGGGGTCCATGCCGCCGTCCCCGACGCGGCACGAGCTCTGACGGACGCGATCGCCGCACTGCACGGCTGA
- the hutI gene encoding imidazolonepropionase: protein MNSGHETTNNAPATPAPATTNSAVAATATVITNIASLVTNDPSLGDGSPLGLIRDAAVVIDGDRIAWIGEKSKAPATDNRLDAGGRAVVPGFVDSHSHLVFAGDRTAEFNARMSGQAYAAGGIRTTVAATRAASDAQLDANVARYLAEALRQGTTVMETKSGYGLTVEDEARALRIAAAHTDEVTYLGAHIVSPDYADDPAAYVALVTGEMLDACAPYARWVDVFCEKGAFDGDQARAILTAGKARGLTPRVHANQLTYGPGVQLAVELEAASADHCTHLTDADMDALANSATVATLLPGAEFSTRAEWPDARRLVDAGVTVALSTDCNPGSSFTSSMAFCVALAVRDMGMTPDEALWSATAGGAAALRRTDVGRLGVGARADLLLLDAPSHVHLAYRPGVPLVSEVWRAGRRAA from the coding sequence ATGAACAGCGGCCACGAGACGACGAACAACGCCCCGGCGACGCCCGCCCCCGCGACGACGAACAGCGCCGTCGCGGCGACGGCCACCGTCATCACCAACATCGCCAGCCTGGTCACCAACGACCCCTCCCTCGGTGACGGATCCCCCCTCGGACTGATCCGGGACGCGGCCGTCGTCATCGACGGCGACCGCATCGCCTGGATCGGTGAGAAGAGCAAAGCACCCGCCACTGACAACCGGCTCGACGCCGGCGGCCGGGCGGTCGTCCCCGGGTTCGTCGACTCGCACTCGCACCTCGTCTTCGCCGGTGACCGCACAGCCGAGTTCAACGCCCGGATGTCCGGGCAGGCGTACGCCGCGGGCGGCATCCGGACGACCGTCGCCGCGACCCGCGCCGCGAGCGACGCCCAGCTGGACGCCAACGTCGCCCGCTATCTCGCGGAGGCCCTCAGGCAGGGGACCACCGTCATGGAGACCAAGTCCGGTTACGGGCTCACCGTCGAGGACGAGGCGCGGGCCCTGCGGATCGCCGCAGCGCACACCGACGAGGTCACCTACCTCGGGGCGCACATCGTGTCCCCGGACTACGCCGACGACCCGGCGGCCTACGTCGCCCTGGTGACCGGCGAGATGCTCGACGCCTGCGCGCCGTACGCCCGTTGGGTGGACGTCTTCTGCGAGAAGGGCGCGTTCGACGGTGACCAGGCGCGGGCGATCCTCACCGCGGGCAAGGCTCGGGGCCTCACCCCACGCGTACACGCCAACCAGCTCACCTACGGTCCCGGCGTGCAGCTCGCCGTGGAGCTCGAGGCCGCGTCCGCCGACCACTGCACCCACCTCACCGACGCTGACATGGACGCGCTCGCCAACAGCGCCACGGTCGCGACGCTGCTGCCCGGCGCCGAGTTCTCGACCCGTGCCGAATGGCCCGACGCCCGCCGGCTCGTCGACGCGGGTGTGACGGTCGCGCTGTCGACGGACTGCAACCCGGGCTCGTCGTTCACGTCGTCCATGGCGTTCTGCGTCGCGCTCGCCGTACGCGACATGGGGATGACTCCCGACGAGGCTCTCTGGTCGGCCACGGCGGGCGGCGCGGCGGCCCTGCGCCGCACGGACGTCGGCCGCCTCGGCGTCGGCGCCCGCGCCGATCTCCTGCTGCTGGACGCGCCCAGCCATGTGCATCTGGCGTACCGTCCGGGCGTTCCGCTGGTGAGCGAGGTGTGGCGGGCCGGCCGTCGCGCGGCGTAG
- a CDS encoding NmrA family NAD(P)-binding protein encodes MLPVIAVTGASGRVGGRVARRLSGADAATRLIGRDPTRLPELPGATVARPASYGDGEAMRRALDGAQTLFMVSAHEAAGRVKEHCTAVDAAVAAGIERIVYVSFVGAAPDATFTFARDHWHTEQYIRSCGVRHTFLRDNFYLAAFPSMTGKDGVLRGPGGQGRVAAVAHDDIADAAAAVLLDGTRTHDRVVYDLTGPGAFTLAEAAETLSEVTGRAVRYHLESREEAYASRAGYGAEDWEVTGWVSSYEAIAKGEMATVSDAVPRLTGHPAQGLHDYLVAHPGSWRHLLPGTP; translated from the coding sequence ATGCTCCCAGTCATCGCAGTCACCGGAGCGAGCGGCCGCGTCGGGGGCCGGGTGGCGCGCCGGCTCTCCGGTGCGGACGCCGCGACGCGGCTGATCGGCCGCGATCCCACCCGGCTGCCCGAACTGCCGGGCGCGACCGTGGCCCGCCCCGCCTCCTACGGCGACGGTGAGGCGATGCGGCGGGCCCTCGACGGGGCGCAGACCCTGTTCATGGTCTCCGCGCACGAGGCGGCGGGCCGGGTGAAGGAGCACTGCACGGCGGTGGACGCCGCGGTCGCCGCCGGTATCGAGCGGATCGTGTACGTGTCGTTCGTCGGCGCGGCGCCGGACGCGACGTTCACCTTCGCCCGCGACCACTGGCACACCGAGCAGTACATCCGCTCCTGCGGCGTGCGCCACACCTTCCTGCGGGACAACTTCTATCTGGCCGCGTTCCCTTCGATGACCGGCAAGGACGGGGTGCTGCGCGGTCCGGGCGGCCAGGGCCGGGTGGCCGCCGTCGCCCACGACGACATCGCCGACGCGGCGGCGGCCGTACTGCTGGACGGGACCCGCACGCACGACAGGGTCGTGTACGACCTCACCGGTCCCGGCGCCTTCACCCTCGCCGAGGCCGCGGAGACGCTGAGCGAGGTCACCGGCCGGGCCGTCCGCTACCACCTGGAGTCCCGCGAAGAGGCGTACGCCTCGAGGGCCGGGTACGGCGCGGAGGACTGGGAGGTGACGGGCTGGGTCAGCTCGTACGAGGCGATCGCGAAGGGCGAGATGGCCACCGTCTCCGACGCGGTGCCACGTCTGACGGGCCACCCGGCACAGGGACTGCACGACTACCTGGTGGCGCACCCGGGCAGCTGGCGGCACCTGCTTCCCGGGACGCCCTGA
- a CDS encoding aspartate/glutamate racemase family protein, which yields MRTIGLIGGMSWESSAEYYRLLNELVRDRLGGLHSARCVLHSVDFAEIEQLQTAGEWERAGEILASAARGLEAAGADLLLICTNTMHKVAGQVEAAVRVPLLHLADATAEAVKARGLTRVGLLGTAFTMEQDFYRARLAGHGLEVLTPDAEGRALVHRVIYDELCLGVVRDESRARYQDVIGELVAAGAEGVVLGCTEIELLIGPDDSPVPVFPTTRLHAQAAVEAALA from the coding sequence ATGCGAACCATCGGGCTGATCGGCGGCATGAGCTGGGAATCCAGTGCGGAGTACTACCGGCTTCTCAACGAGCTCGTACGGGACCGGCTCGGTGGGCTCCATTCGGCGCGATGCGTGCTCCACTCCGTCGACTTCGCCGAGATCGAGCAGCTCCAGACGGCCGGTGAGTGGGAGCGGGCCGGGGAGATCCTCGCGTCGGCCGCCAGAGGTCTCGAGGCCGCCGGTGCCGACCTGCTGCTGATCTGCACCAACACCATGCACAAGGTCGCCGGCCAGGTCGAGGCGGCGGTCCGGGTGCCGCTGCTGCACCTGGCGGACGCCACCGCCGAGGCGGTCAAGGCCCGTGGCCTCACCCGCGTCGGCCTGCTCGGCACCGCCTTCACGATGGAGCAGGACTTCTACCGCGCACGCCTCGCCGGTCACGGGCTCGAGGTCCTCACCCCGGACGCAGAGGGGCGCGCGCTGGTGCACCGGGTGATCTACGACGAGTTGTGCCTCGGCGTCGTACGGGACGAGTCCCGCGCCCGCTACCAGGACGTCATCGGCGAGCTTGTCGCCGCCGGAGCGGAGGGCGTCGTCCTCGGCTGCACCGAGATCGAGCTGCTGATCGGCCCGGACGACAGCCCTGTGCCGGTCTTCCCGACGACCAGGCTGCACGCGCAGGCGGCCGTCGAGGCCGCGCTGGCCTGA